The Schistocerca nitens isolate TAMUIC-IGC-003100 chromosome 7, iqSchNite1.1, whole genome shotgun sequence genome contains a region encoding:
- the LOC126195391 gene encoding inositol oxygenase-like, which produces MATAKLLSQPLIDPSEVLRPEPLHAGKPVSQFRDYTIDESDPIKERVRRLYHAMHKHQTVDFVKSRHEKWRKFDKFRAPILEALDTLNKLVDESDPDVDVPNIVHAYQTAERIREDYPDCEWLQLTGLIHDLGKFMAFYDEPQWAVVGDTFPVGCAWADSIVYRDTSFVDNPDGKDPRYNTKYGMYKPHCGLDNVLMSWGHDEYMYHALRHNGSKLPEIAHKVIRFHSFYPWHSGGDYMHLCNEDDMETLKWVKVFNKYDLYTKSDEKPDIEALKPYYQGLIDKYLPGSLSW; this is translated from the exons TCGCAGCCTCTGATCGACCCCTCTGAGGTACTCAGGCCGGAGCCCCTGCACGCGGGGAAGCCGGTCTCGCAGTTCCGCgactacaccatcgacgagagTGACCCCATCAAGGAACGCGTGCGCAGACTCTACCACGCCATGCACAAGCACCAGACCGTGGATTTCGTCAAAA GTCGGCACGAGAAGTGGCGCAAGTTCGACAAGTTCCGCGCCCCCATTCTGGAGGCCCTCGACACGCTGAACAAGCTGGTGGACGAGAGTGACCCTGACGTCGACGTGCCCAACATCGTGCACGCCTATCAGACGGCCGAGCGCATCCGTGAAGACTACCCGGACTGCGAGTGGCTGCAGCTCACCGGACTCATACACGACTTGGGCAAG TTCATGGCGTTCTACGATGAGCCTCAGTGGGCCGTTGTAGGCGATACTTTCCCAGTGGGCTGCGCCTGGGCCGACTCCATCGTCTACAGGGACACCAGCTTCGTCGACAACCCGGACGGCAAGGACCCACGATACAA CACCAAGTACGGCATGTACAAACCGCACTGTGGGCTGGACAACGTGCTGATGTCGTGGGGCCATGACGAGTACATGTACCACGCCCTCAGGCACAATGGCTCGAAGCTGCCAGAAATAGCGCACAAAGTCATCCGCTTCCATTCTTTCTACCCGTGGCACTCGGGTGGAGACTACATGCACCTCTGCAACGAGGATGACATGGAAACTCTCAAGTGGGTTAAGGTGTTCAA CAAGTACGATCTGTACACGAAGAGCGACGAGAAGCCAGATATTGAGGCACTCAAGCCGTACTACCAGGGCCTCATTGACAAGTACCTGCCTGGAAGCCTCAGCTGGTAG